A section of the Cydia splendana unplaced genomic scaffold, ilCydSple1.2 scaffold_106_ctg1, whole genome shotgun sequence genome encodes:
- the LOC134805417 gene encoding uncharacterized protein LOC134805417, with protein sequence MRCHMLEMELKRERARLREAEGRRRSSRRNCDRRSTSRRHRSRSPPGRHHTLPHAEQRVTSQAEQQEEQHAEHRPERRAKRPAEHRDDAGRYERSRSPSFSKKDLVDIILQLRGGLTSQPPAQPAQQPLQKIDHKNILPGFDPSTKNQRMDIWLKKVNECAAVYGWDERTTTHFAMQKLQGLAKTWYESLNTILFSWQEWQAKLLDAFPCDQNYGQILEDMLKRKSKFNEPIEVYYYEKLSLVNQCDIVGKRAADCIIHGITDRTLRSGALALRCTHPDQLLPFLMSYKESSQISSDRYHVRNRTMGNTFVGGNSTAQPKPGLKPGQQSGCYNCKEPGHSYLYCTKPIIKCTKCNRIGHTAEKCFTKNSVPGDKLTSSNTTVPKVMKINLVDSDVTSRPSSKYFKDVVVQGRTLTAFIDFGSQLTLIRESTVKELGISHDHIPTLMKGFGNGLTMSLGSLTLDLSVDGVGATVSFRAVDDELLDRPILVGQSYTEQAHITVYKDANKLQFFNITNEFTCVDVVEDDESLLRYHTFSVVQLHGAASVRVRTKTAFDGDVLVKQSIAGRPNETYIVSGGLYHSVKGSIYVLVMPCANSCQILPNVVFCRAERVHMVKQVAQVPTDTGVETEFDVKQVRIGDGVSSDDRDKLLDLLKKYRHCFASSLASLGCTNAAEMSIELNSQRPVVYRPYRLSHHEREKVRSMVGEMLEAGIVRESVSDYASPILLVRKKDGSLRLCVDYRMLNSVTVKERYPMPIIEEEIARLAGQSWFITLDLASGYYQVPISEHSKHFTSFVTPDGQYEFNRMPFGLANAPAVFQRMINSILGSARFGKATAYIDDILIYGQSPAECLERLEDVLKAVESANLTLLLICRNVTFCVRRLIIWGLAGYFRKFVRDFAQISLPLSKLLKKDSIWELGDSQEEAFENLKARLVERPVLSIYDPAAETELHTDARPYRIIKDLGMDRYTVAPVPGLSCTENRRPTTVAADRIKPWISIAALEVNDDDSDSNSNSDDDDDNIRD encoded by the exons ATGCGATGTCACATGCTGGAAATGGAGCTGAAGAGAGAAAGAGCAAGACTTCGGGAAGCTGAAGGCCGGCGTCGTTCTTCAAGACGTAACTGCGACAGAAGATCAACGAGTCGGAGGCACCGCAGTCGGTCTCCACCTGGTCGGCACCACACCTTACCCCACGCTGAGCAACGTGTCACAAGCCAAGCTGAGCAGCAGGAGGAACAGCACGCTGAGCATCGGCCTGAGAGACGGGCCAAGCGACCAGCCGAGCATCGTGACGACGCTGGACGTTATGAAAGGTCACGTAGCCCTTCTTTTTCCAAAAAGGATTTAGTTGATATTATTTTGCAATTAAGGGGTGGTCTTACATCCCAACCACCTGCACAGCCCGCACAACAGCCTTTACAGAAAATAGACCACAAAAACATCTTACCTGGCTTTGACCCTTCAACCAAAAATCAACGTATGGATATTTGGTTGAAGAAGGTTAATGAATGCGCTGCTGTGTATGGTTGGGATGAGAGGACTACCACGCATTTCGCCATGCAGAAATTGCAAGGTCTGGCCAAGACGTGGTACGAAAGCCTAAATACGATTCTCTTTAGTTGGCAAGAGTGGCAAGCAAAGTTGCTCGACGCGTTTCCTTGTGACCAAAACTATGGCCAGATCTTGGAAGACATGCTCAAAAGAAAAAGCAAGTTTAATGAACCCATAGAAGTATATTATTACGAGAAACTGAGTCTAGTTAACCAGTGTGACATAGTAGGGAAACGCGCCGCGGATTGCATAATACATGGAATCACCGATCGAACGCTTAGGTCTGGTGCTTTAGCGTTGCGCTGTACTCACCCGGATCAATTACTGCCTTTTCTGATGAGTTACAAAGAATCGAGTCAAATTAGTTCAGATCGTTACCATGTCAGAAATAGGACCATGGGTAATACTTTTGTCGGGGGAAATAGTACAGCTCAACCTAAACCTGGCCTTAAGCCGGGGCAACAATCGGGTTGCTATAATTGCAAGGAACCTGGTCATAGTTACCTTTACTGTACTAAACCCATCATTAAATGCACAAAATGCAACAGGATAGGCCATACAGCGGAAAAGTGCTTTACTAAGAATAGCGTCCCTGGCGATAAATTGACTAGTTCTAACACTACCGTACCAAAGGTCATGAAAATTAATCTTGTTGACTCTGATGTTACCTCTAGACCCAGTTCTAAGTATTTCAAGGATGTAGTAGTGCAGGGTAGGACTCTTACGGCATTTATAGATTTTGGTAGCCAGCTCACCTTGATTAGGGAATCTACGGTAAAGGAGTTGGGTATATCGCACGACCATATTCCCACACTAATGAAGGGTTTCGGTAATGGCCTAACTATGTCGTTGGGTAGCCTGACACTTGATCTCTCGGTTGACGGGGTAGGAGCCACTGTTAGTTTCAGAGCTGTCGACGACGAATTGTTGGATAGGCCCATTTTGGTAGGGCAGTCTTACACGGAGCAGGCTCATATAACAGTATACAAGGATGCCAACAAACTGCAGTTTTTCAATATTACAAATGAATTCACCTGCGTTGATGTAGTTGAAGACGACGAATCATTGTTGCGGTACCACACTTTCAGCGTTGTGCAGCTTCATGGTGCAGCTTCAGTTAGGGTCCGGACAAAAACAGCATTCGATGGCGATGTCCTAGTGAAGCAGTCTATAGCCGGTAGACCTAACGAGACATACATTGTAAGTGGCGGTCTTTATCATTCTGTTAAGGGGAGCATATATGTATTGGTAATGCCGTGCGCAAATTCTTGTCAAATTCTGCCAAATGTTGTGTTTTGTCGTGCAGAACGCGTGCATATGGTTAAGCAAGTTGCCCAGGTCCCCACAGATACAGGTGTCGAGACAGAGTTTGATGTAAAGCAGGTCCGGATAGGCGACGGAGTGTCTTCCGATGATAGAGATAAATTGTTAGACTTACTGAAGAAATATAGGCATTGTTTTGCTTCTTCTCTTGCTAGTCTAGGTTGCACCAACGCTGCTGAGATGAGTATTGAATTGAACAGTCAACGTCCGGTCGTTTATCGTCCCTATAGGCTATCTCATCACGAACGAGAAAAGGTGCGCTCAATGGTAGGAGAGATGCTAGAGGCTGGCATAGTCAGAGAGTCTGTGTCCGACTACGCGAGTCCCATTCTTCTTGTTCGAAAGAAAGATGGATCTCTTCGGTTATGTGTCGACTATCGAATGTTGAACTCGGTGACTGTGAAAGAAAGATACCCTATGCCCATTATCGAGGAAGAGATAGCTCGCCTCGCTGGGCAGTCTTGGTTTATCACTCTCGACCTCGCTTCTGGGTATTACCAAGTTCCCATTTCAGAGCACAGCAAGCACTTCACCTCGTTTGTTACCCCGGACGGCCAATACGAGTTTAATCGCATGCCGTTCGGGCTAGCAAACGCTCCTGCTGTCTTTCAGCGCATGATCAATTCAATACTAGGATCGGCCCGATTTGGTAAGGCGACAGCATACATCGACGATATTCTCATTTATGGTCAAAGCCCCGCGGAATGCTTAGAGCGCCTCGAAGACGTGTTGAAGGCTGTCGAAAGCGCGAACCTTACTCTTCTCTTAATATGTCGAAATGTCACTTTTTGCGTCAGGAGATTGATTATTTGGG GGTTGGCGGGTTATTTTCGGAAGTTCGTTAGGGATTTCGCTCAGATATCATTGCCGCTCAGCAAACTGCTAAAGAAGGATTCTATTTGGGAGTTGGGAGATAGTCAGGAAGAGGCGTTCGAAAATCTGAAGGCAAGGTTAGTTGAAAGGCCCGTACTCTCTATTTACGACCCGGCAGCCGAGACGGAGCTACACACGGACGCTA GGCCTTACCGTATTATTAAGGATTTAGGTATGGATAGATACACGGTTGCTCCCGTGCCAGGGCTGTCATGTACAGAAAATCGACGACCTACGACGGTTGCTGCGGACCGTATAAAACCTTGGATCAGTATTGCTGCCCTCGAGGTAAATGACGATGATTCGGACTCTAATAGCAacagtgatgatgatgatgataatattCGAGACTAA